In one window of Gossypium hirsutum isolate 1008001.06 chromosome A01, Gossypium_hirsutum_v2.1, whole genome shotgun sequence DNA:
- the LOC107916855 gene encoding uncharacterized protein: MGTRGVIGDKWSMRILWGCAIGSAVALYMVAVERQKQNRDQMMAESLKAMESEGSGERV, from the exons ATGGGAACCCGAGGAGTTATCGGAGATAAATGGTCTATGAGGATTCTCTGGGGGTGTGCAATTGGAAGTGCAGTCG CCCTGTATATGGTTGCTGTAGAAAGACAAAAACAGAACAGAGATCAAATGATGGCAGAAAGTTTAAAGGCCATGGAATCGGAAGGTAGTGGTGAGCGAGTTTGA
- the LOC107917956 gene encoding putative nuclear RNA export factor SDE5 isoform X1: MDKLLDMSASTLEKSDDVIGIAAEKITGSCLDQTFLIREKLQSKDFSQSTLCSEEATPMIRNSKRSPRGNQDKAALEKEILQTLFTVPERSGEATKRNNAVREVRRSKALGELVTEPLKDTDISFPTVVEMLKVPKDVEDRPHDNENTYDSLRQAVKEYWLTMKEYYKSAAEAYTNGDKARATELMEIGHFFNKRAREADEKSSAKMLESSCSDEEIMSLDLRDFEPKEALSLLRTHLSSISGIPTFKYLRIIVGTIEEDTKKGARRRLIMRQLEKESIKWTEEENGRIILIQVDIINPKNLSFAKKNQTNLGSS; encoded by the exons ATGGACAAACTGCTTGACATGTCAGCTTCAACTCTAGAGAAATCTGATGATGTTATTGGTATAGCTGCTGAAAAG ATCACAGGGTCTTGTTTGGACCAAACCTTTTTAATCCGAGAAAAACTGCAATCCAAAGATTTTTCTCAAAG CACCCTTTGCAGTGAAGAAGCTACACCTATGATAAGAAATTCTAAAAGATCTCCAAGAGGAAACCAAGATAAAGCCGCGCTGGAGAAAGAAATCTTGCAAACCTTGTTCACTGTCCCTGAAAGATCAGGGGAAGCAACAAAAAGAAACAATGCAGTTAGGGAGGTAAGGAGATCAAAGGCACTTGGTGAATTGGTGACCGAACCTCTCAAGGACACAGACATCAGTTTTCCAACTGTAGTAGAAATGCTGAAAGTTCCGAAAGATG TGGAAGATAGGCCTCATGACAATGAGAATACTTATGATTCCTTACGTCAAGCTGTGAAGGAGTATTGGCTGACTATGAAAGAATACTATAAATCT GCTGCTGAAGCATATACTAACGGTGATAAGGCACGAGCAACCGAACTCATGGAGATA GGTCACTTTTTTAACAAAAGGGCCCGAGAGGCAGATGAAAAATCGTCTGCAAAGATGCTTGAATCCAG TTGCAGTGATGAAGAAATTATGTCTCTTGACTTGCGTGACTTCGAACCGAAGGAAGCTCTTAGTCTTCTCCGGACTCACTTATCATCTATTTCTGGCATCCCTA CTTTTAAGTATCTAAGGATTATAGTGGGAACCATTGAAGAAGATACTAAAAAGGGAGCTCGAAGACGACTG ATAATGAGACAGCTGGAGAAGGAATCCATTAAATGGACAGAGGAAGAGAATGGCCGGATAATATTGATTCAAGTTGATATAATCAACCCGAAGAACCTGAGTTTCGCAAAGAAGAATCAGACAAATCTGGGATCCTCCTAA
- the LOC107916854 gene encoding putative nuclear RNA export factor SDE5, with the protein MNCRFDLIRMKGVVISSNPSEAALKELLDAFGSKFSLEEIATAYYEAKGNVSITADILYARNNGRTSKEAVDTYENKSAAANTTSMKLLSGWESETAASPKYTSSNLNSEALKSKRGSVSMGSVSSLIGKNYVKPRPSRMDSLNTTKPVKIDSKEFPASLIWNEEAPSCRTTRNNTKNGDLEKFLFEMLGDGFQLDKSVIQEVLDCCGFDVDKVKCLYPLSSAFSFLSQETRFCGSQCLLKKEKKTLTVSLIRPICCIHFNFFLLINN; encoded by the exons ATGAACTGCCGTTTCGACCTCATAAG AATGAAAGGAGTTGTAATCTCTTCAAATCCCAGTGAAGCGGCTCTCAAAGAGCTGCTTGATGCCTTTGGTTCGAAGTTTTCTCTCGAGGAAATAGCTACTGCCTATTACGAGGCAAAAGGGAATGTCAGCATTACTGCCGATATTCTTTATGCAAGAAATAATGGAAGGACTTCGAAAGAAGCAGTTGATACTTATGAAAATAAGTCCGCTGCTGCAAATACAACATCCATGAAATTGTTGTCTGGATGGGAAAGTGAAACTGCAGCGTCTCCAAAATATACATCTTCCAATCTCAACAGTGAAGCATTAAAGTCAAAAAGAGGTTCTGTATCAATGGGCAGTGTTTCCAGTCTGATAGGGAAAAACTATGTTAAACCAAGGCCATCAAGAATGGACTCCCTCAATACTACCAAACCAGTGAAAATTGATTCAAAGGAATTCCCGGCATCTTTGATATGGAATGAAGAAGCTCCATCATGCAGGACAACTAGGAACAACACCAAAAATGGTGATCTAGAGAAATTTCTGTTTGAGATGCTAGGAGATGGATTTCAACTCGACAAGTCCGTAATTCAAGAAGTACTTG ATTGTTGTGGATTTGATGTGGACAAGGTGAAGTGCTTATACCCTTTGAGTTCTGCATTTTCCTTTTTATCCCAAGAGACCAGATTTTGTGGCTCTCAATGTcttttgaagaaagaaaaaaaaacattaactGTTTCCCTTATTCGGCCTATATGTTGCATTCATTTTAATTTCTTCTTGTTGATAAATAACTAA
- the LOC107917257 gene encoding MLO-like protein 14, with amino-acid sequence MNLDGENEEERSVAITPTWALATVLSVFIAVSLIVERSIHQLTNWLRRTDKKSLLAALEKMKEELMMLGFMSLLLTATSRSIANICIPSKFYDDSSFAPCSWSDIVEENEHDSSKELQLSIASASRSFPRILKGMNNISCKEDHEPFVSYEALEGLHRFIFLMAITHVAYSCLTMLLAIVKIRSWRAWENEAHKDQFGFLTGQDRQSLMERQMAFIVNHRANPLTQNRVVIWVICFFRQFGCSVVRADYLTLRKGFIMNHNLMLKYDFHSYMIRSMEEEFQKIVGVSFTLWGFVVIFILFNVKGSNLYFWIAIIPITFVLLVGAKLQNVMATLTLESAGITGYFTGTKLTPRDELFWFKKPEWLLSLIHFILFQNAFELASFFWVWWEFGYNSCLISNHTLVFIRVIMGFIAQFICSYITLPLYALVTQMGTNFKAALLPQGIRNTIHGWGKEARRRRRRRLARFTDRSTIDTETCSIIMTDTNTITSVEEDYHHSIDTHEPRNSTFNDIELQPIAKVKSRRTIGSF; translated from the exons ATGAACTTGG ATGGGGAGAATGAGGAAGAAAGATCAGTGGCCATAACCCCAACATGGGCTCTTGCTACTGTGTTGTCAGTTTTTATTGCAGTTTCTTTGATTGTGGAGCGCTCTATTCACCAACTAACCAAC TGGTTAAGGAGAACTGATAAAAAATCTCTGCTTGCAGCTTTGGAGAAGATGAAAGAAG aGCTAATGATGCTCGGATTTATGTCGCTCCTTCTAACAGCAACCTCAAGGTCAATAGCTAATATTTGTATTCCATCAAAGTTCTATGATGATAGTTCCTTTGCACCATGCTCCTGGTCTGACATTGTTGAAGAAAATGAACATGATTCTTCCAAGGAGCTTCAGCTTTCGATTGCTTCCGCTTCTCGCTCATTTCCGAGGATTTTGAAAGGCATGAATAACATTTCCTGCAAAGAG GATCATGAACCATTTGTTTCGTATGAAGCTCTCGAGGGGTTGCATCGCTTCATCTTTTTAATGGCAATCACACATGTAGCTTACAGTTGCTTAACAATGTTACTTGCAATTGTGAAG ATTCGTAGCTGGAGAGCATGGGAGAATGAAGCTCATAAGGACCAATTTGGTTTCTTAACTG GACAAGATAGACAGTCGTTAATGGAAAGACAAATGGCTTTCATCGTAAACCACAGAGCGAATCCCTTGACGCAAAATCGAGTTGTTATCTGGGTG ATATGTTTCTTTCGGCAATTTGGGTGTTCAGTCGTTCGTGCAGACTATTTGACGCTCCGCAAAGGGTTCATCATG AATCACAACTTGATGCTGAAGTATGATTTTCATAGCTATATGATTCGTTCTATGGAGGAAGAATTTCAAAAGATAGTTGGCGTTAG CTTTACGTTGTGGGGATTTGTTGTTATCTTCATACTATTCAATGTGAAAG GCTCTAATCTTTACTTCTGGATAGCTATCATTCCCATAACT TTTGTTCTTCTCGTGGGAGCAAAGTTGCAGAATGTCATGGCAACCTTGACACTGGAGAGTGCTGGGATAACGGGCTATTTTACTGGAACAAAGCTGACGCCTCGGGATGAACTTTTCTGGTTTAAGAAGCCAGAATGGCTGTTGTCCCTTATCCATTTCATTTTATTCCAG AATGCATTCGAACTGGCTTCATTTTTCTGGGTCTGG TGGGAGTTTGGCTATAATTCATGCTTAATCAGCAACCATACGCTTGTTTTCATACGAGTTATTATGGG GTTTATTGCGCAGTTTATATGTAGCTACATCACTTTGCCACTCTATGCTCTGGTCACTCAG ATGGGAACAAACTTTAAGGCGGCCCTACTTCCGCAGGGGATAAGGAACACAATTCATGGATGGGGTAAGGAggcaaggaggaggagaaggagaAGGCTAGCGCGTTTCACTGATAGGTCAACCATAGACACAGAAACATGCTCAATCATAATGACAGATACAAACACAATAACATCAGTCGAGGAAGATTACCACCATTCGATTGATACGCATGAACCCCGCAATAGTACATTCAATGACATAGAGTTGCAACCAATAGCTAAGGTTAAATCCAGACGCACCATTGGCAGTTTCTAA
- the LOC107917955 gene encoding choline transporter protein 1 isoform X2 encodes MMTFEVRHKLTYGLDYKGNVCGDKHAHPGLHQLELKYWLNPNQVYQSGVTDSQFKLSNARSICLLDCPTPLEDSLSWVCDYPEGDMHLSMDDWIDRNYDYYEILTSEMKNASLQLQGPCYPVIFPSVNVYWSCQYIARASNASLRHWKQMGGVDIKEDIIVDKSIHSFINSRSSVLKRYMADIGKAWPVLIVCGGLLPLFLSVVWLLMIRYFVAAMPWITVAFFNILIITVTVFYYLKAGWIGNDAISPIIGDHDPYIHVFGRELNHLRAASILMTFIMVLSILTSIAIVRRILMGTSVLKVAAKVIGEVQALIIFPVIPYSILAIFYMVWISAALHLFSSGQVVQNNCNTNCCAYDLLSEKVNCDHCCGYSVRYTPHIAVSIFFHLFGCYWATKFFIACSSTVIAGSVASYYWTRGETSSEVPVLPVFDSMKRLIRYSLGSVALGSLIVSFVESIRFILESFRRKLKVAETTPDSWFGKMVYHTSQGCLRCVEWTIKSVNRNAYIMIAITGKSFCRSSAIATELIMNNILRLVRVNVIGDVILFLGKLFVSLSSAVFGFLVLDTHKYSSGHNKLSSPLLPVLVCWTLGYVVATLFFAVVEMSIDTLILSFCQDSEEHEGTAQFAPLLLMETLNEQNDMQRLT; translated from the exons CATCCTGGCCTTCATCAGCTGGAACTCAAGTATTGGTTGAATCCAAATCAGGTTTATCAAAGTGGTGTGACGGATAGCCAATTCAAATTGTCTAATGCTCGGAGTATATGCTTATTGGATTGCCCTACTCCATTAGAAGATTCACTAAGTTGGGTCTGTGATTATCCAGAGGGGGATATGCACCTCTCAATGGATGACTGGATCGATagaaattatgattattatgaaatTCTTACATCGGAAATGAAAAATGCTTCTCTCCAACTTCAGGGTCCATGTTACCCGGTTATATTTCCAAGTGTGAATG TTTACTGGAGTTGCCAATATATTGCTCGTGCTTCAAATGCATCTTTGCGGCACTGGAAACAGATGGGTGGAGTGGATATCAAAGAAGATATCATAGTAGATAAATCCATTCACAGTTTTATCAATTCTCGGTCATCTGTCTTAAAG CGTTACATGGCTGATATCGGAAAGGCATGGCCTGTATTGATAGTTTGTGGTGGGCTATTGCCACTATTTCTTTCAGTTGTATGGCTGTTAATGATTCGCTATTTTGTTGCTGCAATGCCTTGGATCACAGTTGCCTTCTTTAACATTCTCATAATAACGGTTACAGTGTTTTACTACTTAAAAG CTGGATGGATTGGGAATGATGCCATCTCCCCTATCATTGGTGATCATGATccatacatacatgtttttggacGG GAACTAAACCATCTACGTGCTGCTTCGATTCTTATGACATTCATTATGGTTCTTTCCATCCTGACATCAATAGCAATTGTTCGCCGTATCCTAATGGGAACATCAGTGCTAAAG GTTGCTGCAAAGGTCATAGGTGAAGTCCAAGCACTGATAATTTTTCCAGTCATACCATATTCAATTCTAGCAATTTTTTACATGGTCTGGATATCAGCTGCCCTCCATCTGTTCAGTTCGGGTCAGGTCGTCCAGAATAATTGTAATACCAACTGCTGTGCTTACGATCTTCTGTCGGAAAAGGTGAACTGTGATCATTGTTGTGGTTATAGCGTCCGTTACACCCCTCATATTGCTGTTTCCATCTTCTTCCACCTGTTTGGTTGTTACTGGGCTACAAAGTTTTTTATCGCGTGTTCTTCCACCGTGATTGCTGGTTCTGTTGCCTCTTACTATTGGACACGTGGTGAAACATCG TCAGAGGTCCCAGTTCTTCCTGTTTTTGACTCTATGAAGCGGCTTATAAGATACAGCCTTGGATCTGTGGCCCTTGGCTCGTTGATTGTATCCTTCGTGGAATCAATTCGTTTCATTCTTGAGTCATTTCGTCGGAAACTAAAAGTTGCTGAAACTACACCTGATAGCTGGTTTGGAAAGATGGTATATCATACTTCACAGGGATGCTTAAGATGTGTTGAGTGGACAATCAAATCAGTGAATCGAAATGCTTATATAATG atCGCAATAACAGGGAAAAGCTTCTGTAGATCTTCTGCAATTGCAACAGAATTGATCATGAATAATATCCTTAGATTAGTGAGGGTGAATGTGATTGGAGATGTTATCCTGTTTCTTGGAAAGTTGTTTGTCAGCCTCTCGAGCGCTGTCTTTGGTTTCCTTGTGTTGGATACCCACAAGTATAGTTCTGGTCATAACAAATTATCCTCCCCATTGCTTCCTGTGCTG GTTTGCTGGACTCTTGGTTATGTAGTTGCAACTCTTTTCTTTGCCGTGGTGGAGATGTCGATTGATACCCTAATACTTTCCTTCTGCCAGGACTCAGAGGAGCACGAAGGGACGGCCCAATTTGCACCTCTCCTGCTCATGGAAACTCTCAATGAACAAAATGACATGCAGAGACTTACTTAA
- the LOC107917956 gene encoding putative nuclear RNA export factor SDE5 isoform X2: MDKLLDMSASTLEKSDDVIGIAAEKITGSCLDQTFLIREKLQSKDFSQSTLCSEEATPMIRNSKRSPRGNQDKAALEKEILQTLFTVPERSGEATKRNNAVREVRRSKALGELVTEPLKDTDISFPTVVEMLKVPKDVEDRPHDNENTYDSLRQAVKEYWLTMKEYYKSAAEAYTNGDKARATELMEIGHFFNKRAREADEKSSAKMLESSDEEIMSLDLRDFEPKEALSLLRTHLSSISGIPTFKYLRIIVGTIEEDTKKGARRRLIMRQLEKESIKWTEEENGRIILIQVDIINPKNLSFAKKNQTNLGSS; the protein is encoded by the exons ATGGACAAACTGCTTGACATGTCAGCTTCAACTCTAGAGAAATCTGATGATGTTATTGGTATAGCTGCTGAAAAG ATCACAGGGTCTTGTTTGGACCAAACCTTTTTAATCCGAGAAAAACTGCAATCCAAAGATTTTTCTCAAAG CACCCTTTGCAGTGAAGAAGCTACACCTATGATAAGAAATTCTAAAAGATCTCCAAGAGGAAACCAAGATAAAGCCGCGCTGGAGAAAGAAATCTTGCAAACCTTGTTCACTGTCCCTGAAAGATCAGGGGAAGCAACAAAAAGAAACAATGCAGTTAGGGAGGTAAGGAGATCAAAGGCACTTGGTGAATTGGTGACCGAACCTCTCAAGGACACAGACATCAGTTTTCCAACTGTAGTAGAAATGCTGAAAGTTCCGAAAGATG TGGAAGATAGGCCTCATGACAATGAGAATACTTATGATTCCTTACGTCAAGCTGTGAAGGAGTATTGGCTGACTATGAAAGAATACTATAAATCT GCTGCTGAAGCATATACTAACGGTGATAAGGCACGAGCAACCGAACTCATGGAGATA GGTCACTTTTTTAACAAAAGGGCCCGAGAGGCAGATGAAAAATCGTCTGCAAAGATGCTTGAATCCAG TGATGAAGAAATTATGTCTCTTGACTTGCGTGACTTCGAACCGAAGGAAGCTCTTAGTCTTCTCCGGACTCACTTATCATCTATTTCTGGCATCCCTA CTTTTAAGTATCTAAGGATTATAGTGGGAACCATTGAAGAAGATACTAAAAAGGGAGCTCGAAGACGACTG ATAATGAGACAGCTGGAGAAGGAATCCATTAAATGGACAGAGGAAGAGAATGGCCGGATAATATTGATTCAAGTTGATATAATCAACCCGAAGAACCTGAGTTTCGCAAAGAAGAATCAGACAAATCTGGGATCCTCCTAA
- the LOC107917956 gene encoding putative nuclear RNA export factor SDE5 isoform X3, translating to MDKLLDMSASTLEKSDDVIGIAAEKITGSCLDQTFLIREKLQSKDFSQSEEATPMIRNSKRSPRGNQDKAALEKEILQTLFTVPERSGEATKRNNAVREVRRSKALGELVTEPLKDTDISFPTVVEMLKVPKDVEDRPHDNENTYDSLRQAVKEYWLTMKEYYKSAAEAYTNGDKARATELMEIGHFFNKRAREADEKSSAKMLESSCSDEEIMSLDLRDFEPKEALSLLRTHLSSISGIPTFKYLRIIVGTIEEDTKKGARRRLIMRQLEKESIKWTEEENGRIILIQVDIINPKNLSFAKKNQTNLGSS from the exons ATGGACAAACTGCTTGACATGTCAGCTTCAACTCTAGAGAAATCTGATGATGTTATTGGTATAGCTGCTGAAAAG ATCACAGGGTCTTGTTTGGACCAAACCTTTTTAATCCGAGAAAAACTGCAATCCAAAGATTTTTCTCAAAG TGAAGAAGCTACACCTATGATAAGAAATTCTAAAAGATCTCCAAGAGGAAACCAAGATAAAGCCGCGCTGGAGAAAGAAATCTTGCAAACCTTGTTCACTGTCCCTGAAAGATCAGGGGAAGCAACAAAAAGAAACAATGCAGTTAGGGAGGTAAGGAGATCAAAGGCACTTGGTGAATTGGTGACCGAACCTCTCAAGGACACAGACATCAGTTTTCCAACTGTAGTAGAAATGCTGAAAGTTCCGAAAGATG TGGAAGATAGGCCTCATGACAATGAGAATACTTATGATTCCTTACGTCAAGCTGTGAAGGAGTATTGGCTGACTATGAAAGAATACTATAAATCT GCTGCTGAAGCATATACTAACGGTGATAAGGCACGAGCAACCGAACTCATGGAGATA GGTCACTTTTTTAACAAAAGGGCCCGAGAGGCAGATGAAAAATCGTCTGCAAAGATGCTTGAATCCAG TTGCAGTGATGAAGAAATTATGTCTCTTGACTTGCGTGACTTCGAACCGAAGGAAGCTCTTAGTCTTCTCCGGACTCACTTATCATCTATTTCTGGCATCCCTA CTTTTAAGTATCTAAGGATTATAGTGGGAACCATTGAAGAAGATACTAAAAAGGGAGCTCGAAGACGACTG ATAATGAGACAGCTGGAGAAGGAATCCATTAAATGGACAGAGGAAGAGAATGGCCGGATAATATTGATTCAAGTTGATATAATCAACCCGAAGAACCTGAGTTTCGCAAAGAAGAATCAGACAAATCTGGGATCCTCCTAA